Proteins from one Mesorhizobium sp. M9A.F.Ca.ET.002.03.1.2 genomic window:
- a CDS encoding DUF1176 domain-containing protein, with product MRRAFFAATVFFSLAATGQPVLAAEAPYIDDRSDAEAVIRSLYSAINRQEFARAWDYFGDTKPAKDFDAFVKGYDGTDKVEVKTGGVSEDGAAGSIYYNVPVAIRATAKDGAEHVFAGCYTLRQINASIQEPPFRSIFIDKGALKPAKADFEDAVPESCGDGPSPPKKDAALEQAKKAFAATYGDQCDKEMPDGDPLGEPDAYSLRYKDAGAASDEPERETRLFRFFCSMAAYNESAVYYIADDVSGVRPLQFASPELDIHYENDNSEGKVEAINVIGFETDDQLVNSEYDDATKTISSLNKWRGVGDASSAGTYLFRHGNFSLVQYDVDASYDGEINPETVVDYNTAP from the coding sequence ATGAGACGCGCCTTCTTTGCAGCGACCGTTTTTTTCTCCCTTGCCGCGACAGGCCAACCGGTGCTCGCCGCCGAAGCGCCCTACATCGATGACAGATCGGACGCCGAAGCGGTCATCCGTTCGCTCTACAGCGCCATCAACCGGCAAGAATTCGCGCGCGCCTGGGACTATTTCGGCGACACCAAGCCGGCCAAGGATTTCGATGCGTTCGTCAAGGGTTATGACGGGACCGACAAGGTCGAAGTCAAAACCGGCGGCGTGTCGGAAGACGGCGCAGCCGGCAGCATCTACTACAATGTCCCTGTCGCCATCCGGGCGACGGCGAAGGACGGTGCCGAACATGTCTTTGCCGGTTGCTACACGCTGCGCCAGATCAATGCCTCGATCCAGGAACCGCCGTTCCGCTCGATCTTCATCGACAAGGGCGCGCTGAAGCCGGCTAAGGCCGATTTCGAGGACGCCGTGCCGGAAAGCTGCGGTGACGGACCGTCGCCGCCGAAGAAGGATGCGGCGCTGGAGCAGGCCAAGAAGGCGTTTGCGGCCACCTATGGCGACCAGTGCGACAAGGAAATGCCTGACGGCGATCCGTTGGGAGAGCCGGACGCCTATTCCCTCCGCTACAAGGATGCCGGTGCGGCGAGCGACGAGCCCGAACGCGAGACGCGGCTGTTCCGATTCTTCTGTTCGATGGCCGCCTACAATGAGAGTGCCGTCTATTACATCGCCGACGATGTATCGGGCGTGCGGCCACTTCAGTTCGCCTCGCCGGAACTCGATATCCATTATGAGAACGACAACAGCGAAGGCAAGGTCGAGGCGATCAACGTCATCGGCTTTGAGACCGACGACCAGCTGGTCAATTCCGAATATGACGACGCCACCAAGACGATCTCGTCCCTCAACAAGTGGCGCGGCGTCGGCGATGCGTCGTCGGCCGGCACCTATCTGTTCCGCCACGGCAATTTCTCGCTGGTGCAGTACGACGTCGACGCCTCCTATGACGGCGAGATCAACCCGGAGACGGTGGTGGACTACAACACCGCGCCTTAA
- a CDS encoding DUF1993 family protein, protein MTISMYDASVPVFSARLKALSNVLNIAEQNALDRKIDPQVFLTSRLAPDMYALTRQVQIATDHAKGAPSRLAGREVPKYEDNEATFADLQARIAKTVDHLATFSAADMDGSDDRTIELKLGQREFSMAGMQYLLHLAMPNFYFHVTTAYDILRHNGVPLSKAIFMGSR, encoded by the coding sequence GTGACCATATCGATGTACGACGCGTCCGTGCCGGTGTTTTCGGCCAGGCTGAAAGCGCTTTCCAATGTGCTGAACATCGCCGAGCAGAATGCGCTTGACCGCAAGATCGATCCGCAGGTGTTTTTGACGTCGAGGCTGGCGCCGGACATGTACGCTCTGACCAGGCAGGTACAGATCGCCACCGACCACGCTAAGGGCGCGCCATCGCGGCTGGCTGGCCGCGAGGTGCCCAAATACGAAGACAACGAGGCAACCTTCGCCGATCTCCAGGCCCGCATCGCCAAGACCGTCGACCATCTGGCGACATTCTCGGCTGCCGATATGGACGGCTCCGATGACAGAACGATCGAGCTGAAGCTCGGTCAGCGCGAATTCTCGATGGCCGGCATGCAGTATCTGCTGCATCTCGCCATGCCCAATTTCTATTTCCACGTGACCACCGCCTACGACATACTGCGCCACAATGGCGTGCCGCTGAGCAAGGCGATTTTCATGGGATCGCGCTGA
- a CDS encoding aldo/keto reductase: MHKRRLGRTDLLVSQICLGSMTWGQQNTEADGHAQMDMAFSRGVNFIDTAELYPIPPKPETQGRTEAIIGSWMKAKRNRDQVILASKVVGRTANTWFRGGRPSKLVRADIFDAVEKSLTRLNSDYIDLYQIHWPERAVPWGANPNRVGAVALRADSVGAPAGEVPIAETLAVFDELVKAGKIRYFGLSNESSWGVMRFIAEADKGVGPRPVSLQNAYNLVNRSFEVNLAEVCEREQVSFLAYSPLAQGYLSGKYDHGARPQGSRSQLFNRGQRYETPNAAEVLLEYNELARSFGMEPALFANAYVASRPFVTSSIIGATTIAQLEMALSSAEVTWAEDMQKAVDAIHQRVGNPCP; encoded by the coding sequence ATGCACAAACGCCGCCTCGGTCGGACCGATCTTCTTGTTTCCCAGATTTGCCTGGGATCGATGACATGGGGCCAGCAGAATACCGAAGCGGACGGCCATGCCCAGATGGACATGGCCTTTTCACGCGGCGTCAATTTCATCGACACTGCCGAGCTTTACCCGATCCCGCCCAAGCCGGAAACGCAAGGCCGGACCGAGGCGATCATCGGCAGTTGGATGAAGGCGAAGCGCAACCGCGATCAAGTGATCCTCGCCTCGAAAGTGGTTGGCCGCACCGCCAATACATGGTTCCGCGGCGGGCGCCCGTCGAAGCTGGTGCGCGCCGATATCTTCGATGCCGTCGAAAAATCGCTGACCAGGCTCAACTCCGATTACATCGATCTCTATCAGATCCACTGGCCGGAGCGCGCCGTGCCGTGGGGCGCCAATCCGAATCGCGTCGGTGCCGTGGCGCTACGAGCCGATTCCGTCGGCGCGCCGGCCGGCGAGGTGCCGATCGCCGAGACGCTTGCCGTCTTCGATGAACTGGTGAAGGCAGGCAAGATTCGCTATTTCGGTCTTTCGAACGAGAGCTCCTGGGGCGTCATGCGGTTCATCGCCGAAGCCGACAAGGGCGTTGGTCCGCGCCCGGTGTCGTTGCAGAACGCCTATAATCTCGTCAACCGCAGCTTCGAGGTGAACCTCGCCGAGGTCTGCGAGCGCGAACAGGTTTCGTTTCTCGCCTATTCCCCACTGGCGCAAGGCTATCTGAGCGGCAAGTACGATCACGGCGCGCGGCCGCAAGGCTCGCGCTCGCAGCTCTTCAACCGTGGCCAGCGCTACGAGACGCCCAATGCCGCGGAAGTGCTGCTCGAATACAATGAGCTGGCGCGCTCTTTCGGCATGGAGCCGGCGCTGTTCGCCAACGCCTATGTCGCGAGCCGGCCTTTCGTCACCTCAAGCATCATCGGCGCGACGACCATCGCGCAGCTCGAAATGGCGCTCTCTTCGGCCGAAGTGACCTGGGCCGAGGACATGCAGAAGGCAGTCGACGCAATCCACCAGCGTGTTGGCAACCCGTGTCCGTGA
- a CDS encoding cysteine desulfurase-like protein, with amino-acid sequence MNFPIEAVREKFPALSLTDRGHRRIYLDNPAGTQVPQAVADAVSRCLLTTNANLGGFFETTIAAQQIVDDAHAAMADFLGAASPREIIIGANMTTLTYHMSRTLGRTMKPGDEIILTRMDHEGNVSPWLQLAEDLGLVVRWLPFDQQSWQIEEKALAALLTDRTRLVALNYASNLTGSINRVKALTRIAKQAGALVYVDAVQFAPHGLIDVQDLGCDFLVCSAYKFFGPHMGILWGRLDVIDRLKPYKCRCSSDALPERFELGTPQIELMAGLTAAIDYFAELGTAAGDGGSRRARIAKAFERSIAYESPLAQRLIDRLLDISGLTIHGITDPARIRERVPTVSFTVDGVAPDTIARQMNAENIFLWSGHNYAWEVVHQLGIPAEHGVVRIGIAHYNTAGEIDETIESVHRIVAMLRQQRF; translated from the coding sequence GTGAATTTTCCGATCGAGGCCGTGCGCGAGAAATTTCCGGCACTGTCGCTGACCGACAGGGGTCACCGCCGCATCTACCTCGACAACCCGGCCGGCACGCAGGTGCCACAGGCGGTTGCCGACGCGGTGTCACGCTGCCTGCTGACCACCAATGCCAATCTCGGCGGCTTCTTCGAGACCACGATCGCGGCCCAACAGATCGTCGATGACGCCCATGCGGCGATGGCCGATTTCCTCGGTGCCGCGAGCCCGCGGGAAATCATCATCGGCGCCAACATGACGACGCTGACCTACCACATGTCGCGCACGCTCGGCCGCACGATGAAACCCGGCGACGAGATCATCCTCACCCGCATGGACCACGAAGGCAACGTCTCGCCCTGGCTGCAACTGGCCGAAGACCTTGGCCTCGTCGTGCGCTGGCTGCCCTTCGACCAGCAGAGCTGGCAGATCGAGGAGAAGGCGCTTGCCGCGCTGCTCACCGACAGGACGCGGCTGGTCGCCTTGAACTATGCCAGCAATCTGACCGGCTCGATCAACCGGGTGAAAGCGCTGACCCGCATCGCCAAGCAGGCCGGCGCGCTGGTCTATGTCGACGCCGTGCAGTTCGCGCCGCACGGCCTGATCGACGTGCAGGACCTCGGTTGCGATTTCCTGGTCTGCTCGGCCTATAAATTCTTCGGGCCGCATATGGGCATATTGTGGGGCAGGCTTGATGTCATCGACAGGCTGAAGCCGTATAAATGCCGCTGCTCGTCCGACGCTCTGCCGGAGCGGTTCGAACTCGGCACGCCGCAGATCGAGCTGATGGCCGGACTGACGGCCGCGATCGATTATTTTGCGGAACTGGGAACTGCGGCAGGTGATGGCGGTTCGCGCCGCGCCAGGATCGCCAAGGCGTTCGAAAGATCAATCGCTTACGAAAGTCCGCTGGCGCAAAGGCTGATCGACCGGCTGTTGGACATTTCAGGCCTGACGATCCACGGCATCACCGATCCGGCGCGGATCCGTGAGCGCGTGCCGACAGTCTCGTTCACGGTCGACGGCGTTGCGCCGGACACGATCGCACGGCAGATGAATGCGGAAAACATCTTCCTGTGGTCGGGCCACAACTACGCGTGGGAGGTCGTCCACCAGCTCGGCATCCCGGCCGAGCACGGCGTCGTGCGCATCGGCATCGCCCACTACAATACGGCGGGCGAGATCGACGAGACGATTGAGAGCGTGCATCGGATCGTCGCCATGCTGCGACAGCAGCGATTCTGA
- a CDS encoding histone deacetylase family protein, with product MKAFYAQEQKRHDPTAFLSSGAQKPNPEKPERVERLLAGARAAGCTIERPRDHGLGPVAAVHTPEYLDFLEHIFARWQRIEGASAEVIPNIHPIARDGSYPASAVGQAGYHMADTACPISGETWQSALWSAWSAVEAAEAVMAGAPAAYALCRPPGHHAFADVAGGFCFINNSAVAAQTLRRQSARVAILDVDLHHGNGTQGIFYARPDVLTVSLHADPVRFYPFFWGHADERGEGPGLGYNLNLPLPRKSGDAAFLEALAAAFQRIRAFAPEALVVALGLDAFEGDPFGGLSVTTPGFSRIGEAIAGLGLPTVIVQEGGYLCDELGDNLTAFLTGFGGGMKR from the coding sequence ATGAAAGCCTTCTATGCCCAAGAACAGAAGCGCCACGATCCCACGGCGTTCCTCTCCAGCGGTGCCCAAAAGCCCAATCCGGAAAAACCGGAACGCGTCGAACGGCTGCTCGCCGGCGCCAGGGCCGCCGGCTGCACGATCGAACGGCCGAGGGATCACGGGCTCGGACCAGTTGCGGCGGTGCATACGCCCGAATATCTCGATTTTCTCGAGCACATCTTCGCGCGCTGGCAGCGCATCGAGGGCGCTTCGGCGGAAGTGATCCCCAATATCCACCCGATTGCCCGGGACGGCTCCTATCCGGCCTCGGCGGTCGGCCAGGCAGGCTACCACATGGCCGACACCGCTTGCCCGATCTCCGGTGAAACCTGGCAGAGCGCGCTGTGGAGCGCCTGGAGTGCGGTTGAAGCCGCGGAAGCGGTCATGGCGGGCGCGCCGGCTGCCTATGCGCTATGCCGTCCGCCCGGGCACCACGCCTTTGCCGATGTCGCCGGCGGCTTCTGCTTCATCAACAATTCGGCGGTCGCGGCACAGACCTTGCGCAGGCAATCAGCGCGGGTGGCGATCCTCGATGTCGACCTGCATCACGGCAACGGCACGCAAGGCATTTTCTATGCCCGGCCGGACGTGCTCACCGTCTCGCTGCATGCCGATCCGGTGCGCTTCTATCCGTTCTTCTGGGGCCATGCCGACGAGCGCGGCGAAGGGCCAGGCCTCGGCTACAACCTCAATCTACCGCTACCACGCAAATCCGGCGACGCCGCATTCCTCGAAGCGCTGGCTGCGGCGTTCCAGCGTATCCGCGCCTTTGCGCCGGAAGCACTTGTGGTAGCGCTCGGCCTCGACGCCTTCGAAGGCGATCCGTTCGGTGGACTGTCGGTGACGACACCAGGCTTCTCGCGCATCGGCGAGGCGATTGCCGGCCTCGGCCTGCCGACGGTCATCGTCCAGGAAGGCGGCTATCTTTGCGACGAACTCGGTGACAATCTCACCGCGTTCCTCACCGGCTTCGGCGGCGGCATGAAGCGGTAG
- a CDS encoding GNAT family N-acetyltransferase gives MTADLPKIIVRSGTIEDVDTIHTALLRLGDHIGAPEEIISTADDLRTYGFGEKPAFSTLIAEVDGEFAGLCLHFPIFSTWMGRPGVYVQDLYVEDRFRGRSIGERLLRRVARECRKDGGVYLRLSVDTDNETAKAFYERLGIAWSNYEQVQKIVGEAFFAFADAPMDEGK, from the coding sequence TTGACTGCCGATTTGCCCAAAATCATCGTCCGCTCCGGCACCATCGAGGACGTCGACACCATCCACACTGCGCTCTTGCGGCTCGGCGACCATATCGGCGCGCCCGAGGAAATCATCTCGACGGCCGATGACCTGCGCACCTACGGCTTTGGCGAAAAACCTGCCTTCTCGACGCTGATTGCCGAAGTCGATGGCGAATTCGCCGGCCTGTGCCTCCACTTCCCGATCTTTTCGACCTGGATGGGGCGGCCCGGCGTGTATGTGCAGGACCTCTATGTCGAGGACCGGTTTCGCGGCCGCAGTATCGGCGAACGCTTGCTGCGGCGTGTCGCGCGAGAATGCCGGAAAGACGGCGGCGTCTACCTCAGACTGTCCGTCGACACCGACAATGAAACCGCCAAGGCTTTTTACGAAAGGCTGGGCATTGCCTGGTCGAACTACGAGCAGGTGCAGAAAATCGTCGGCGAGGCCTTCTTCGCTTTCGCCGATGCGCCAATGGATGAGGGGAAATAA
- a CDS encoding 3-keto-5-aminohexanoate cleavage protein gives MAPRKVIITCAVTGSVHTPSMSPHLPVTPDQIAAEAIAAAEAGASILHLHARDPKDGRPTADPDVFMQFLPRIKQATDAVINITTGGSSLMTLDQRLAAPLRAEPEMCSLNMGSMNFALFPMLDRPRQWRHEWEPRLLEATRDTIFRNTFADMETVLERLGKGCGTRFEFECYDVGHLYSLAHFRDRGLVSGPMFIQFVFGILGGIGADPDNLVHMKRIADKLFGDSYQFSVLAAGRHQMPMISIAAAMGGNVRVGLEDSLHDGRQLAKSNADQVRRIRSVLDGLSLDVATPAEAREMLALKGGDRVAF, from the coding sequence ATGGCGCCGAGAAAAGTCATCATCACCTGCGCCGTCACCGGCTCGGTGCACACGCCGTCGATGTCGCCGCATCTGCCGGTGACGCCGGACCAGATCGCCGCCGAGGCGATCGCGGCCGCCGAAGCCGGCGCTTCGATCCTGCATCTTCACGCCCGCGACCCGAAGGACGGGCGGCCGACCGCCGATCCTGATGTGTTCATGCAGTTCCTGCCGCGCATCAAGCAGGCGACAGACGCGGTGATCAACATCACCACCGGCGGCTCCTCGCTGATGACGCTCGACCAGCGGCTGGCGGCACCGCTCAGGGCCGAGCCTGAAATGTGCTCGCTCAACATGGGCTCGATGAATTTCGCGCTGTTCCCGATGCTCGACCGGCCAAGGCAATGGCGGCACGAGTGGGAACCCAGGCTGCTGGAAGCCACACGCGACACGATCTTCAGGAACACCTTCGCCGACATGGAGACCGTGCTCGAAAGACTAGGAAAGGGCTGTGGCACACGCTTCGAATTCGAATGTTACGATGTCGGCCATCTCTATTCGCTGGCGCACTTCCGCGACCGGGGGCTGGTGTCGGGACCCATGTTCATCCAGTTCGTGTTCGGCATTCTCGGCGGTATCGGCGCCGATCCGGACAATCTGGTCCATATGAAGCGCATCGCTGACAAACTGTTCGGCGACAGCTACCAGTTTTCGGTGCTCGCTGCCGGACGCCACCAGATGCCGATGATCTCGATTGCAGCGGCGATGGGCGGCAATGTCCGCGTCGGGCTGGAGGACAGCCTCCACGACGGCCGCCAGCTGGCCAAGTCCAATGCCGACCAGGTGCGCCGTATCCGCAGCGTGCTCGACGGGCTGTCGCTGGACGTCGCCACGCCCGCCGAGGCGCGGGAGATGCTGGCGCTCAAGGGCGGCGATAGGGTAGCGTTCTGA
- a CDS encoding aspartate aminotransferase family protein has protein sequence MLKSQTPAPDTEARPPSHLFYLSSLRRPLVDRAEGIYIWTQDGRRFIDGSSGPMVANIGHSNRNVLDAMKRQMDRATFAYRLHFENEPAEDLARQLAAKLPEGMDRIFFVSGGSEATESCIKLARQWAVATGQPKRWKVITRFPSYHGGTLGSLSVTGDDALAEAFTPMMQVMPTVPAPAAWRDRDNLSMEERGIRYADMLEEKILAEGPESVLAFIMEPVGGAATAALVAPDSYYPRIREICDRHGVLLIHDEVMSGAGRTGKFLGGDHWNCRPDIVALSKGLGSGYAPLGALAAPMRLVQPLLASGGFQHGHTYAGNPFACAAGLAVLGEMDRLDLIANAAAMGDLLMGELKGLAKRFPFIADVRGKGLLLGAEMVADPDTLRPIAPAKKATQRLLDLAYERGLIIYGRKVKGGVDGDNFMVAPPMIVTAEQIGEIVAIIGDSLQVLAGELDLPVEG, from the coding sequence ATGCTGAAATCCCAGACCCCTGCCCCGGACACCGAGGCGCGCCCGCCCTCGCATTTGTTCTATTTGTCCAGCTTGCGCCGGCCGCTGGTCGATCGCGCCGAAGGCATCTATATCTGGACGCAAGACGGCCGCCGCTTCATCGACGGATCGAGTGGACCGATGGTGGCCAACATCGGTCATTCCAACCGCAACGTACTCGATGCGATGAAGCGGCAGATGGACCGCGCCACCTTTGCCTACCGGCTGCATTTCGAGAACGAGCCGGCCGAGGATCTCGCGCGGCAATTGGCCGCCAAACTCCCCGAAGGCATGGACCGGATCTTCTTCGTCTCGGGCGGCTCGGAAGCGACGGAATCCTGCATCAAGCTCGCCCGGCAGTGGGCAGTGGCGACAGGCCAGCCCAAGCGCTGGAAAGTGATCACCCGCTTTCCCTCCTATCATGGCGGCACGCTTGGTTCGCTGTCCGTCACCGGCGACGACGCCTTGGCCGAAGCTTTCACGCCGATGATGCAAGTCATGCCGACCGTGCCGGCGCCTGCCGCATGGCGCGACCGCGACAACCTCTCGATGGAAGAGCGCGGCATCCGCTACGCCGACATGCTGGAAGAAAAAATCCTCGCCGAGGGACCAGAAAGCGTGCTCGCCTTCATCATGGAGCCGGTCGGCGGCGCTGCCACGGCGGCGCTGGTAGCGCCGGACAGCTATTACCCGCGCATCCGCGAAATCTGCGATCGCCACGGCGTCCTGCTCATCCATGACGAAGTGATGAGCGGTGCCGGCCGTACCGGAAAGTTCCTCGGCGGCGACCACTGGAACTGCAGGCCCGACATCGTCGCACTGTCGAAGGGACTGGGGTCTGGCTATGCGCCACTCGGTGCGCTGGCGGCGCCGATGCGGCTGGTGCAGCCGCTGCTCGCATCCGGCGGGTTCCAGCACGGCCATACCTATGCCGGTAATCCGTTCGCCTGCGCCGCCGGGCTCGCCGTGCTCGGCGAAATGGACCGTCTCGACCTGATCGCCAATGCGGCTGCCATGGGCGACCTTTTGATGGGCGAGTTGAAGGGACTGGCGAAGCGGTTTCCGTTCATCGCCGACGTGCGCGGCAAGGGTCTGCTCCTAGGTGCCGAAATGGTCGCCGACCCAGATACGCTGAGGCCGATCGCACCGGCGAAGAAGGCCACCCAGCGCCTACTCGACCTCGCCTATGAGCGCGGCCTGATCATCTATGGGCGGAAGGTCAAGGGCGGCGTCGATGGCGACAATTTCATGGTGGCGCCGCCGATGATCGTCACCGCCGAGCAGATCGGCGAGATCGTCGCCATCATCGGCGACTCGCTGCAGGTGCTGGCCGGCGAGCTCGACCTGCCGGTCGAAGGCTGA
- a CDS encoding N,N-dimethylformamidase beta subunit family domain-containing protein — protein MNSTIDKFPDFGLTPHQRRQAVRGHYYEWPGMDGERGEIWCYSDRFSYRRGETVALHVSSTASSFGMAIVRDGGEETQVFEKAGIAARWQDTPDQCSVVGCGWDASFEFRVGDDWPSGAYRVTLTADGRDGKPIRCHHLFIVSPPSGKKRGRVLQVAATGTWLSYNTWGGSNHYQGITGPNRDQYAPEVSTQRPWCRGFVVLPKEAPRVPLEVAVPPKTVPRYPHMEWAFATGHSKKYASSGWASYDSHFFRFAERAGYAVDLASQHELHFSPDILDGYDCVVFVGHDEYWTWEMRDAVDAYVTRGGHAARFAGNFMWQTRLEDEGRRQVCYKYRARAEDPVYRGGDVTRATNSWEAPEIGRPGATTFGLNATKGLYAGWGGCAPRGVRGFPVYRPEHWAFTGTGIYYGDLLGADSHVYGYEVDGLDHEIRGGLPYPAPNSGAPDGLQILAVGMAAQVEESADIAFEDQFLGDADGRFSAETLFGEASDANLDKVKRGNGMIVNFPRGKGEVFHAGSCEWVAGLLRQDAMVERVTKNVLDRYLGKP, from the coding sequence ATGAACAGCACGATCGACAAGTTCCCCGATTTCGGCCTGACGCCGCACCAGCGCCGGCAAGCGGTGCGCGGCCATTATTACGAATGGCCGGGCATGGATGGCGAACGCGGCGAGATCTGGTGCTACAGCGACCGTTTTTCATACCGCCGGGGCGAGACGGTGGCTCTGCATGTCAGCTCGACGGCCTCCAGCTTCGGCATGGCGATCGTCCGCGACGGCGGCGAAGAGACGCAGGTGTTCGAGAAGGCTGGCATCGCGGCGCGCTGGCAGGATACGCCCGACCAATGTTCGGTCGTAGGCTGCGGCTGGGACGCGTCGTTTGAATTCCGCGTCGGCGACGACTGGCCGTCCGGAGCCTACCGCGTCACGCTGACGGCGGATGGCCGCGACGGCAAGCCGATCCGCTGCCACCATCTTTTCATCGTCAGCCCGCCGTCCGGCAAGAAACGCGGTCGTGTGCTGCAGGTTGCCGCCACGGGCACGTGGCTTTCCTACAACACCTGGGGCGGCTCGAACCATTATCAGGGCATCACCGGCCCGAACCGCGACCAGTATGCGCCTGAAGTGTCGACGCAGCGGCCATGGTGCCGCGGCTTTGTCGTGCTGCCGAAGGAGGCGCCGCGCGTGCCGCTCGAGGTCGCGGTGCCGCCCAAAACCGTGCCGCGCTATCCGCATATGGAATGGGCCTTCGCCACCGGCCATTCGAAGAAATACGCCTCGTCCGGCTGGGCAAGCTATGACAGCCACTTCTTTCGCTTCGCCGAGCGTGCCGGCTATGCCGTCGACCTTGCCAGCCAGCACGAATTGCATTTTTCTCCCGATATCCTCGACGGCTATGACTGCGTCGTCTTCGTCGGCCACGACGAATACTGGACCTGGGAAATGCGCGACGCGGTCGACGCCTATGTGACACGCGGAGGCCATGCGGCGCGCTTCGCCGGCAATTTCATGTGGCAAACCAGGCTGGAGGACGAGGGCCGCCGGCAGGTCTGCTACAAATACCGTGCGCGGGCCGAGGATCCGGTCTACCGAGGCGGCGACGTGACCCGCGCCACCAATTCATGGGAAGCGCCGGAAATCGGCCGGCCGGGCGCCACGACCTTCGGGCTCAATGCGACCAAGGGCCTCTACGCCGGCTGGGGCGGCTGCGCGCCACGCGGCGTGCGCGGCTTCCCGGTCTACCGGCCGGAGCATTGGGCGTTTACCGGCACAGGCATCTATTATGGCGACCTGCTCGGCGCCGACAGCCACGTCTATGGCTATGAGGTCGACGGGCTCGACCATGAAATCCGCGGCGGCCTGCCCTACCCCGCGCCTAACAGCGGCGCACCGGATGGGCTGCAAATTCTCGCCGTCGGCATGGCTGCCCAAGTCGAGGAAAGCGCCGACATTGCGTTCGAGGACCAGTTTCTCGGTGATGCGGATGGCCGCTTTTCCGCCGAGACGCTGTTTGGCGAGGCAAGCGATGCCAATCTCGACAAGGTCAAGCGCGGCAACGGCATGATCGTCAATTTCCCGCGCGGCAAGGGCGAGGTGTTCCACGCCGGAAGCTGCGAATGGGTCGCCGGCCTGCTAAGGCAAGACGCGATGGTCGAGCGCGTCACAAAAAATGTTCTCGACCGCTACCTTGGAAAGCCCTGA
- a CDS encoding amino acid ABC transporter ATP-binding protein — translation MSTQRPMVEVRGARKSFGAVEVLKGIDLSVERGQIVAIIGPSGSGKSTLLRSINHLEALNGGEVWLDGVLVNQPLHGQAFERHINKVRQQMGMVFQHFNLFPHLTVLDNVTMGPVILKGMTKSEAHALAHGLLSKVGLADKIDAYPSRLSGGQKQRVAIARALAMQPKVMLFDEATSALDPELVDEVNAVMKQLAAEHMTMLIVTHEMRFAGEVADRVLFVDGGVVVEEGPPAEMFRAPQKERTRTFLKKYLSA, via the coding sequence ATGAGCACGCAGCGGCCAATGGTCGAGGTTCGCGGCGCGCGCAAATCGTTCGGCGCGGTCGAAGTTCTCAAGGGCATAGACCTGTCGGTCGAGCGTGGGCAGATCGTGGCGATCATCGGGCCGAGCGGCTCCGGCAAGAGCACGCTGCTGCGTTCCATCAACCATCTTGAGGCGTTGAATGGCGGTGAAGTCTGGTTGGACGGCGTGCTGGTCAACCAGCCGCTGCATGGCCAGGCCTTCGAGCGGCACATCAACAAGGTGCGCCAGCAAATGGGCATGGTCTTTCAGCACTTCAACCTGTTCCCGCATCTGACCGTGCTCGACAATGTCACCATGGGACCGGTAATCCTGAAAGGCATGACGAAGAGCGAGGCGCACGCGCTTGCGCATGGCCTCTTGTCCAAGGTCGGGCTGGCCGACAAGATCGATGCTTATCCCTCGCGGCTTTCAGGTGGCCAGAAGCAGCGCGTGGCCATTGCCCGCGCGCTCGCCATGCAGCCCAAGGTGATGCTGTTCGACGAAGCCACCTCGGCGCTCGACCCCGAACTCGTCGACGAGGTCAATGCGGTGATGAAACAGCTCGCCGCCGAACACATGACCATGCTGATCGTCACGCACGAGATGCGCTTCGCCGGCGAAGTGGCCGACCGGGTGCTGTTCGTGGACGGCGGCGTGGTGGTGGAGGAAGGTCCGCCGGCCGAGATGTTTCGCGCTCCGCAAAAGGAGCGGACCCGCACATTTCTGAAGAAATATCTTTCCGCGTGA